A single window of Anaerocolumna chitinilytica DNA harbors:
- a CDS encoding methionine gamma-lyase family protein, producing MKQQLEQMYKALSIHPEILELGREVESKLKERFEEIDKVAEYNQLKVIKAFQDNRVSDIHFAATTGYGYNDLGRDTIEQVYASVFHAEAALVRPQLISGTHALSTALSGNLRPGDEILSPVGKPYDTLEGVIGIGESGEKKERLTGSLREYGITYAQVDLLENGDFDFEGIRNAINEKTRLVTIQRSKGYATRPTLSVGRIGELITFVKSIKPDVICMVDNCYGEFVETIEPTDVGADLVVGSLIKNPGGGLAPIGGYIAGKEEYVDNAAFRLTAPGLGKEVGATLGVNSQLFQGLFLSPQVVSGALKGAIFAANIYEKLGFTVVPNGTESRHDIIQAVTLGTKEGVIAFCRGIQAAAPVDSYVIPEPWAMPGYSCDVIMAAGAFIQGASIELSADAPIKPPYNVYFQGGLTWYHAKFGILMSAQKLYEEGLISL from the coding sequence ATGAAACAGCAGTTGGAACAAATGTATAAGGCTCTATCCATTCATCCGGAAATACTGGAACTGGGAAGAGAAGTTGAGAGTAAATTAAAGGAACGATTCGAAGAAATTGATAAAGTTGCAGAATATAACCAGCTAAAGGTCATTAAAGCATTTCAGGATAATCGTGTCAGTGATATTCATTTTGCTGCGACTACCGGTTATGGCTATAACGACCTTGGCAGGGATACGATAGAACAGGTATATGCATCTGTATTTCATGCAGAGGCAGCTCTTGTAAGGCCTCAGCTCATCAGCGGAACACATGCGCTTAGTACCGCTTTATCCGGTAATTTAAGACCTGGTGATGAGATACTTTCACCCGTTGGAAAGCCCTATGATACATTAGAAGGAGTTATCGGAATCGGTGAAAGCGGTGAGAAAAAGGAACGGTTAACAGGCTCTTTGCGTGAGTATGGAATTACTTATGCCCAGGTGGATTTGTTAGAAAACGGAGATTTTGATTTTGAAGGTATAAGAAATGCGATTAATGAGAAGACAAGGTTAGTAACCATTCAACGCTCCAAAGGCTATGCTACAAGACCGACACTGTCCGTTGGCAGAATTGGCGAATTAATTACCTTCGTGAAATCCATTAAACCCGATGTAATCTGCATGGTAGATAACTGTTACGGTGAATTTGTAGAAACCATTGAACCCACAGACGTAGGAGCTGACCTGGTAGTGGGCTCCCTGATTAAGAATCCCGGTGGTGGGCTTGCACCAATCGGAGGCTACATAGCCGGTAAAGAAGAGTATGTTGACAATGCAGCCTTCAGGCTTACCGCTCCCGGTCTTGGAAAAGAAGTCGGCGCAACCTTGGGGGTAAACAGTCAGCTCTTCCAGGGATTATTCCTCTCACCCCAGGTAGTATCAGGAGCCCTAAAGGGAGCAATTTTTGCTGCCAACATCTATGAAAAACTTGGCTTTACAGTAGTACCAAACGGTACAGAATCAAGACATGATATCATACAGGCAGTAACCCTTGGAACCAAGGAAGGGGTAATTGCCTTCTGCCGCGGCATCCAGGCTGCCGCACCGGTGGACAGTTACGTAATCCCGGAACCCTGGGCAATGCCGGGCTATAGCTGTGATGTAATCATGGCAGCAGGAGCCTTCATCCAGGGAGCCAGCATAGAACTCAGCGCAGACGCCCCCATAAAACCTCCCTACAACGTATACTTCCAAGGCGGCCTGACCTGGTATCACGCCAAGTTCGGTATATTAATGTCCGCCCAGAAGCTTTATGAGGAAGGTCTGATTTCACTGTAA
- the miaA gene encoding tRNA (adenosine(37)-N6)-dimethylallyltransferase MiaA: protein MKKPLIILTGPTAVGKTALSVKLAKAIGGEIISADSMQVYRHMDIGTAKIKQEEMQGVKHYLIDELEPEEDFNVVRFQELTHKYMDEIYAKGKIPILVGGTGFYIQAVLYGIDFKEAEENSDIREQLLALGLEKGADYLHDRLKEVDPKAAETIHPNNMKRVIRALEYHTQTGERISDHNDEQRQKESPYNFCYFVLNTDRKILYERINQRVEVMIKEGLTEEVKLLLERGLRADMVSMQGLGYKEIIGYLNGEYSLEQAVYDIKQETRHFAKRQITWFKREKEVTWILKEDYISDEEILEALLGYMKEKDIV from the coding sequence ATGAAAAAACCTTTGATAATATTGACCGGACCAACTGCCGTGGGAAAAACTGCACTTTCGGTAAAGCTTGCCAAAGCAATCGGCGGCGAAATAATCAGTGCAGATTCTATGCAGGTGTACCGTCATATGGATATTGGGACTGCTAAGATCAAACAGGAAGAAATGCAAGGGGTAAAGCATTATCTCATAGATGAATTGGAGCCGGAGGAGGATTTTAATGTAGTCCGGTTTCAGGAGTTAACGCATAAGTATATGGATGAAATCTATGCGAAAGGTAAGATTCCTATTCTGGTTGGAGGAACGGGGTTCTATATACAGGCAGTTCTTTACGGAATTGATTTTAAAGAAGCAGAAGAAAATTCCGATATTCGAGAGCAGCTTTTGGCTCTGGGGTTGGAAAAGGGGGCTGATTACCTCCATGACCGGTTAAAAGAAGTTGACCCCAAAGCAGCAGAGACAATACACCCCAATAATATGAAACGGGTTATCCGAGCGCTGGAATACCATACACAGACAGGAGAGCGGATATCTGACCATAATGATGAACAAAGACAGAAAGAGTCTCCCTATAATTTTTGCTATTTTGTATTAAATACAGACAGAAAGATTCTTTATGAACGGATTAATCAGAGAGTGGAAGTCATGATAAAAGAAGGCCTGACGGAGGAAGTTAAGTTACTTTTAGAGAGAGGCTTAAGAGCTGATATGGTATCCATGCAAGGCCTTGGCTATAAAGAAATCATAGGTTACCTTAACGGGGAATATTCCCTGGAGCAGGCAGTTTATGATATAAAACAGGAAACCAGACATTTTGCTAAGCGGCAGATAACTTGGTTTAAAAGGGAAAAGGAAGTTACATGGATTTTAAAAGAAGATTATATATCAGATGAAGAAATCCTTGAAGCATTGCTTGGGTACATGAAAGAGAAGGACATTGTATAA
- the mutL gene encoding DNA mismatch repair endonuclease MutL: MPSITLLDDATINKIAAGEVIERPSAVVKELTENSIDAGATVITVEIKEGGISFIRITDNGSGIDESDMPYVFLRHSTSKIKNADDLLRIKSLGFRGEALSSIAAVSQIELVTKNTESFTGVRYLIEGGVEKGMEHIGCPSGTTFIVKNLFFNTPARRKFLKSPQTEAGYIQDFMERIAISHPEISFKFIINGQIKLHTSGNNNQKDVIYHIYGRDITSHLVSVKAEDESFSLSGFIAKPAISRGNRNYENYFINGRFVKNPIMYKAIEEAFKPYIMLHRYPFTALMLTIDTELIDVNVHPAKLEVRFKNGEELYSFLYKSLKDTLEGRDLITEVYLTKEEDKQKIHQKLPEPFEVRRGQGEGLSAFKQQVTSQDKKMFFDEKEAEAVKTTEIGRLKNYVDAAPSFVKEAVDRVKSSGIGESEVLLEDTVPPKYVYEAARNAVEAVSLSNQDSMAVNRDFDKETGKSGDEERAVRKSDTEIEYQEEKDAIDNETGEIYEQLAFLSREAVTEHKIIGQLFNTYWIIEYGDKMFIIDQHAAHEKVLYERIIKRFKEKEHFSQQLMPPIILSLNIREREALVRNLDFLTEAGFEFEEFGGKEYAVRAVPGDLYNLVHYDVLIEIIDGLTEEGTNNTPEIILDKIASMSCKAAVKGSHKLSVEEARALIEQLLTLENPYNCPHGRPVIISMSKYEVERKFKRIV, from the coding sequence ATGCCGAGTATAACATTATTGGATGATGCAACTATAAATAAAATTGCAGCAGGAGAGGTTATTGAACGCCCCTCAGCTGTTGTAAAAGAGCTTACGGAGAACTCTATTGATGCGGGAGCCACTGTGATTACAGTGGAAATTAAAGAAGGCGGAATTAGCTTTATCCGAATCACAGACAATGGTTCCGGCATTGACGAAAGTGATATGCCTTATGTATTTTTGCGCCATTCAACCAGCAAAATAAAGAATGCCGATGATTTACTGAGGATTAAAAGTCTTGGTTTTCGCGGTGAAGCACTTTCCAGTATTGCAGCTGTTTCGCAGATTGAGCTTGTAACGAAAAATACAGAGAGCTTTACCGGAGTCCGTTATCTGATTGAGGGTGGTGTAGAAAAGGGAATGGAACATATCGGCTGCCCTTCCGGTACGACCTTTATTGTAAAGAATCTCTTTTTTAATACACCAGCCAGAAGAAAATTCTTAAAATCCCCTCAAACAGAGGCAGGCTATATACAGGATTTTATGGAAAGAATCGCAATATCCCATCCTGAAATTTCTTTTAAATTTATTATTAACGGACAGATTAAGCTCCATACTTCAGGAAACAATAACCAGAAAGATGTTATTTATCATATATACGGAAGGGATATCACCTCACATCTTGTATCGGTAAAAGCGGAAGATGAGAGCTTTTCTCTGTCCGGTTTTATTGCAAAACCGGCTATTTCCAGAGGAAACAGGAACTATGAGAATTATTTCATTAATGGCAGGTTTGTAAAAAATCCTATAATGTATAAAGCCATAGAAGAAGCCTTCAAGCCATATATTATGCTTCACCGATATCCCTTTACTGCCTTGATGTTAACCATTGATACCGAATTAATTGATGTAAATGTTCATCCAGCCAAGCTGGAGGTACGTTTTAAGAACGGGGAAGAACTCTACAGCTTTTTATACAAAAGTTTGAAGGATACTCTGGAAGGCAGAGACTTGATTACAGAAGTCTATCTCACCAAGGAAGAAGACAAGCAAAAGATTCATCAGAAACTTCCGGAGCCATTTGAAGTCAGGAGAGGTCAGGGAGAGGGATTATCTGCTTTTAAGCAGCAAGTGACATCACAGGATAAAAAGATGTTCTTCGATGAGAAAGAGGCAGAAGCTGTCAAAACAACAGAAATCGGCCGTCTTAAGAATTATGTGGATGCTGCTCCTTCTTTTGTTAAGGAAGCTGTTGACCGAGTTAAGTCGTCCGGAATAGGAGAGAGTGAGGTACTCCTAGAGGATACAGTACCTCCGAAGTATGTTTACGAAGCTGCAAGAAATGCAGTAGAGGCAGTCTCCTTGTCTAACCAAGATAGTATGGCAGTTAACAGAGACTTTGATAAAGAAACCGGGAAATCAGGCGATGAGGAAAGGGCTGTCAGGAAATCTGACACTGAGATTGAATACCAGGAAGAAAAGGATGCAATAGATAATGAAACTGGTGAAATCTATGAGCAGCTGGCTTTCCTCTCCAGAGAAGCTGTAACAGAACATAAAATCATAGGACAACTATTTAATACCTATTGGATTATTGAATACGGCGATAAGATGTTTATAATAGACCAGCATGCAGCTCATGAAAAAGTTCTCTATGAGCGCATTATAAAACGCTTTAAAGAAAAGGAACATTTTTCACAACAGTTAATGCCGCCTATTATCCTCTCTTTAAACATCAGGGAAAGAGAAGCACTGGTTCGGAATCTGGATTTCTTAACTGAAGCAGGCTTTGAATTTGAAGAGTTTGGGGGTAAGGAATACGCAGTTCGAGCTGTTCCGGGAGATTTGTATAATCTGGTGCATTATGATGTATTAATTGAAATTATAGACGGTCTTACAGAGGAAGGCACAAATAATACCCCGGAAATTATACTGGATAAAATAGCTTCAATGTCTTGCAAAGCCGCAGTTAAGGGGAGCCATAAGCTATCTGTAGAAGAAGCCCGTGCTTTAATCGAACAATTGCTGACTCTTGAAAATCCATACAATTGCCCCCATGGCAGACCGGTTATTATCTCAATGAGTAAATATGAGGTAGAGAGGAAATTTAAGCGCATCGTCTGA
- the mutS gene encoding DNA mismatch repair protein MutS, whose protein sequence is MAELTPLMQQYVEIKEQYKDCILFYRLGDFYEMFFEDAVTCAKELEITLTGKNLGQDERAPMCGVPYHAVENYLSRLIAKGYRVAICEQVEDPKAAKGIVKREVIRIVTPGTNLNTQTLEEGKNNFLMGIVHTVNAYGIATVDITTGDFFVTEVDTERKLLDEVNKYSPSEIICNSTFLVSGIDISDLRNRLNISISDLEPWYFEEEACRKALMDHFQVASLNGLGLKDYSIGVVASGAVMLYLYETQKNSLSHLTRILPYSTSRYMILDSSTRRNLELVETLREKQKRGSLLWVLDKTKTAMGARLLRSYIEQPLIEKADITDRLDAIEELNNSAITREEIREYLNAVYDLERLISRISYKSAGPRDLIAFKNSLAMIPNIKLLLENSNCTLLQEIEGDLDPLRDLYNLIEAGIEEEPPITVREGGIIKDGYHEEVDRLRKAKTEGKNWLADLETKERDSTGIKNLKIKFNRVFGYYLEVTNSYQNLVPDNWIRKQTLANAERYTTSELKELEDVILGAEDKLFSLEYELFCNIRDTISIEVQRIQKTARAIAKIDVFASLAYVSERNRFMRPVINEEGTIDIKDGRHPVVEQMISGDMFVANDTYLNNKEKRISIITGPNMAGKSTYMRQTALIVLMAQIGCYIPAASGNIGIVDRIFTRVGASDDLASGQSTFMVEMTEVANILRNATKNSLLILDEIGRGTSTFDGLGIAWAVVEHIANPKLLGAKTLFATHYHELTELEGKIDSVNNYCIAVKEQGEDIIFLRKIIPGGADKSYGIQVAKLAGVPDGVLKRARDIVEELSLNDIADKAKSMKAVTVPDEAAEAAYIMETSVAATRERGVRKTKEIENQLSLFDYQFSMPSYMEEVRELNLNAMTPMDAMNYLYQLQQKVRKEG, encoded by the coding sequence ATGGCTGAATTAACTCCCTTGATGCAGCAATATGTTGAGATAAAAGAACAGTATAAAGATTGCATCCTTTTTTATCGCCTCGGTGATTTTTATGAGATGTTTTTTGAGGATGCGGTAACTTGTGCAAAGGAACTAGAAATTACTCTAACCGGTAAGAATCTGGGACAGGATGAGCGTGCTCCTATGTGTGGTGTGCCTTATCATGCGGTAGAGAATTATTTAAGCAGATTGATTGCGAAGGGTTATCGTGTAGCTATCTGCGAACAGGTAGAAGACCCAAAGGCTGCAAAAGGAATTGTTAAAAGAGAGGTAATCCGAATTGTAACTCCGGGTACAAATTTAAATACACAGACCCTGGAAGAAGGAAAAAACAACTTCCTAATGGGTATTGTACATACGGTTAATGCATATGGAATTGCAACGGTGGATATTACTACCGGCGATTTCTTTGTAACGGAAGTTGATACTGAAAGAAAACTCTTGGATGAGGTTAACAAGTATTCACCTTCGGAAATTATCTGTAACAGCACGTTTTTAGTAAGCGGCATAGATATTTCCGATCTAAGGAACAGGTTAAATATCTCTATTTCTGATTTAGAACCCTGGTATTTTGAAGAAGAAGCTTGCAGGAAAGCTCTAATGGACCATTTTCAGGTAGCCTCCTTAAATGGTCTTGGGCTGAAGGATTATTCCATCGGTGTGGTTGCATCCGGTGCTGTTATGCTCTATCTCTATGAAACTCAAAAGAATTCCCTATCCCATTTAACCCGAATTCTGCCTTATTCAACCAGCAGATATATGATTCTTGACAGTTCCACCAGAAGAAATCTAGAGCTTGTGGAGACTTTAAGAGAAAAGCAAAAGAGAGGTTCACTGCTCTGGGTATTAGATAAGACTAAGACTGCAATGGGGGCAAGACTTCTAAGAAGTTATATTGAGCAGCCTCTGATTGAGAAAGCCGATATTACAGATAGACTGGATGCCATAGAAGAGCTGAATAATTCGGCTATTACCAGAGAAGAAATCAGAGAATATCTAAATGCTGTTTATGATCTGGAGAGGCTTATCAGCCGTATCAGCTATAAGAGTGCCGGCCCAAGGGATTTGATTGCGTTTAAGAATTCCCTTGCTATGATTCCTAATATTAAACTGCTGCTTGAGAACTCTAATTGTACTCTTTTACAAGAAATCGAAGGGGACCTCGATCCCTTAAGGGATCTATATAATCTGATTGAAGCCGGAATAGAAGAAGAACCTCCTATTACAGTAAGAGAGGGCGGCATCATAAAGGATGGCTATCATGAAGAAGTAGACAGGCTCCGGAAGGCTAAAACAGAAGGTAAGAACTGGCTGGCGGATCTTGAAACCAAGGAAAGGGATAGTACCGGAATAAAGAATCTGAAGATAAAGTTCAACAGAGTATTCGGCTATTATTTGGAGGTAACAAATTCCTACCAGAACTTGGTACCGGATAACTGGATCAGAAAACAAACCCTTGCCAATGCAGAGAGATATACTACCTCAGAGCTGAAGGAATTAGAAGATGTTATATTAGGAGCCGAAGATAAACTTTTTTCCTTGGAATATGAGCTGTTTTGCAATATCAGAGACACTATCTCCATAGAGGTACAGCGTATACAAAAGACTGCCAGAGCAATTGCTAAAATCGATGTATTTGCTTCTCTTGCTTATGTTTCGGAAAGAAACCGCTTTATGCGACCGGTAATCAATGAGGAAGGGACGATTGATATCAAAGACGGCAGACATCCTGTAGTGGAGCAAATGATTTCAGGGGATATGTTTGTTGCCAATGATACCTATTTAAACAATAAAGAAAAAAGAATTTCCATTATTACCGGACCTAATATGGCAGGTAAATCCACATATATGAGGCAGACAGCTTTAATAGTTCTCATGGCACAGATAGGCTGCTATATACCGGCGGCCTCCGGTAACATCGGTATCGTGGACAGGATTTTTACCAGAGTTGGAGCTTCCGATGATTTAGCTTCCGGGCAGAGTACGTTTATGGTGGAAATGACAGAAGTAGCTAATATACTTCGTAATGCAACCAAGAACAGTCTGCTAATCTTAGATGAAATTGGTAGAGGAACCAGTACCTTTGATGGGCTTGGTATTGCCTGGGCAGTGGTAGAGCATATTGCCAATCCAAAACTTCTTGGAGCTAAGACTTTATTTGCCACTCATTATCATGAATTAACAGAATTGGAAGGCAAGATTGATAGCGTTAATAATTACTGCATTGCTGTAAAAGAGCAGGGTGAAGACATTATCTTTCTTCGGAAAATTATTCCCGGCGGAGCTGACAAGAGCTATGGAATACAGGTTGCCAAACTGGCGGGTGTCCCAGATGGGGTACTAAAACGTGCTAGAGATATTGTAGAAGAATTAAGCTTAAACGATATAGCCGATAAGGCGAAATCCATGAAGGCTGTTACGGTACCTGATGAGGCAGCAGAGGCAGCTTATATCATGGAAACATCAGTTGCTGCGACCAGGGAGAGAGGGGTAAGAAAGACAAAAGAAATTGAAAATCAGCTTTCTCTTTTTGATTACCAGTTTTCTATGCCTTCGTATATGGAGGAAGTTCGTGAATTGAATTTAAATGCCATGACACCCATGGATGCTATGAATTATTTATACCAGTTACAGCAAAAGGTTAGAAAAGAAGGTTAA
- the rnhA gene encoding ribonuclease HI — translation MKVTIYTDGSARGNPDGPGGYGTIISYVDPSGTEHIREYSKGYKKTTNNRMELMAAVAGLEALTRPCEVTLYSDSQYLVKAFNEHWLEGWIKKGWKRGKNEPVKNVDLWQRLLKAMEQHKVTFVWVKGHDGHPQNERCDKLATSAADGTDLAEDVF, via the coding sequence ATGAAAGTAACAATATATACAGATGGTTCTGCCAGAGGAAATCCGGACGGACCGGGAGGATATGGAACTATAATCAGCTATGTGGACCCTTCAGGGACAGAACATATCCGTGAATATTCAAAAGGGTATAAAAAGACTACCAACAATCGAATGGAACTGATGGCGGCAGTTGCCGGGCTGGAGGCATTGACACGTCCCTGTGAAGTTACCCTGTATTCGGATTCTCAATACCTTGTAAAGGCTTTTAATGAACATTGGCTGGAGGGCTGGATCAAGAAGGGCTGGAAGAGAGGCAAGAATGAACCGGTTAAAAATGTTGACCTCTGGCAGAGACTTTTAAAAGCCATGGAACAGCATAAGGTTACATTTGTATGGGTAAAAGGGCATGATGGACATCCGCAGAATGAACGCTGTGATAAACTGGCGACCAGTGCTGCAGATGGTACGGACCTGGCAGAAGACGTTTTTTAG